One window of the Klebsiella sp. WP3-W18-ESBL-02 genome contains the following:
- the cyoA gene encoding cytochrome o ubiquinol oxidase subunit II, producing the protein MRLRKYNKNLGWLSLIASTVLLSGCDSALLDPRGQIGLEQRSLILTAFGLMMIVVIPAVLMAVGFAWKYRASNKDAKYSPNWSHSNKVEAVVWTVPILIIIFLAVLTWKTTHSLEPSKPLVHDEKPITIEVVSMDWKWFFIYPEQGIATVNEIAFPANVPVQFKVTSNSVMNSFFIPRLGSQIYAMAGMQTNLHLIANEAGTYDGISASYSGPGFSGMKFKAIATPDRATFDQWVAKAKQSPNTMDDMAAFEKVAAPSEYNKVEYFSSVKPDLFKAVTSKFMDHGKSMNMSKPEGEHAAHEGMEGMDMNHAESAH; encoded by the coding sequence ATGAGACTCAGGAAATACAATAAAAACTTGGGATGGTTGTCATTAATCGCCAGCACGGTATTACTCAGCGGCTGCGATTCTGCACTACTTGACCCCAGAGGACAGATTGGACTGGAGCAGCGTTCGCTGATTCTGACGGCTTTCGGCCTGATGATGATCGTCGTCATTCCGGCCGTCTTAATGGCCGTTGGTTTCGCCTGGAAATACCGTGCGAGCAATAAAGATGCGAAGTATAGCCCGAACTGGTCACACTCCAACAAAGTGGAAGCTGTGGTCTGGACCGTGCCTATTCTTATCATCATCTTCCTCGCCGTACTGACCTGGAAAACCACTCACTCCTTAGAACCAAGCAAACCGCTGGTACATGACGAGAAACCGATCACGATTGAAGTGGTTTCCATGGACTGGAAATGGTTCTTCATTTACCCGGAGCAGGGCATTGCTACCGTCAACGAAATCGCCTTCCCGGCGAACGTTCCGGTGCAGTTCAAAGTGACCTCCAACTCCGTGATGAACTCCTTCTTTATCCCGCGTCTGGGCAGCCAGATTTACGCCATGGCCGGTATGCAGACCAACCTGCATCTTATCGCTAACGAAGCGGGTACCTACGACGGTATCTCCGCCAGTTACAGCGGCCCGGGCTTCTCTGGTATGAAGTTCAAAGCCATTGCGACGCCGGATCGTGCCACATTCGATCAGTGGGTCGCTAAAGCGAAACAATCTCCGAACACCATGGACGACATGGCGGCATTCGAGAAAGTGGCTGCACCGAGCGAATACAACAAGGTGGAGTACTTCTCCAGCGTGAAACCAGATTTGTTTAAAGCAGTGACCAGCAAATTTATGGATCACGGCAAAAGCATGAACATGTCCAAACCGGAAGGCGAACACGCAGCGCACGAGGGTATGGAAGGCATGGACATGAACCACGCGGAATCCGCTCACTAA
- the cyoB gene encoding cytochrome o ubiquinol oxidase subunit I: MFGKLTLDAVPFHEPIVMVTVAAIIIGGLALLALITYFGKWSYLWNEWLTSVDHKKLGIMYVIVAIVMLLRGFADAVMMRSQQVLASAGEAGFLPPHHYDQIFTAHGVIMIFFVAMPFVIGLMNLVVPLQIGARDVAFPFLNNLSFWFTVVGVILVNLSLGVGEFAQTGWLAYPPLSGIEYSPGVGVDYWIWALQLSGIGTTLTGINFFVTIIKMRAPGMTMFKMPVFTWASLCANILIIASFPILTVTIALLTLDRYLGTHFFTNDMGGNMMMYINLIWAWGHPEVYILVLPVFGVFSEVAATFSRKRLFGYTSLVWATVCITILSFIVWLHHFFTMGAGANVNAFFGITTMIIAIPTGVKIFNWLFTMYQGRIVFNSAMLWTIGFIVTFSVGGMTGVLLAVPGADFVLHNSLFLIAHFHNVIIGGVVFGCFAGLTYWWPKAFGFTLNETWGKRAFWFWIIGFFVAFMPLYVLGFMGMTRRLSQQIDPQFHPMLVIAACGAALIACGILCQLIQFYVSIRDREQNRDLTGDPWGGRTLEWATSSPPPFYNFAIVPHIHERDAFWEMKEKGEAYKQPTQYEEIHMPKNSGAGIVIAAFATVFGFAMIWHIWWLAIASFAGIVITWIIKSFDEDVDYYVPVAEVEKLENQHFDEISKAGLKNGN; encoded by the coding sequence ATGTTCGGAAAATTGACACTGGATGCAGTGCCGTTCCATGAACCTATTGTCATGGTTACGGTCGCTGCCATTATCATCGGTGGTCTGGCGTTACTCGCCTTGATCACTTACTTCGGTAAGTGGTCCTACCTATGGAATGAGTGGCTGACTTCGGTTGACCACAAAAAACTGGGCATCATGTATGTCATCGTCGCTATCGTCATGCTGCTGCGTGGCTTTGCCGATGCCGTCATGATGCGTAGCCAACAGGTGCTGGCCTCCGCCGGCGAAGCTGGCTTCCTGCCACCTCATCACTACGATCAGATCTTTACCGCCCACGGCGTTATCATGATCTTCTTCGTGGCGATGCCGTTCGTTATCGGTCTGATGAACCTCGTGGTTCCACTGCAGATCGGCGCGCGCGACGTGGCGTTCCCGTTCCTGAACAACCTGAGCTTCTGGTTCACCGTTGTCGGCGTTATTCTGGTTAACCTGTCTCTGGGCGTAGGTGAATTTGCTCAGACCGGTTGGCTGGCCTATCCGCCGCTCTCGGGAATTGAGTACAGTCCGGGCGTAGGGGTCGATTACTGGATTTGGGCGCTGCAGCTCTCCGGTATTGGTACTACGTTAACCGGTATTAACTTCTTTGTGACCATCATCAAGATGCGTGCGCCAGGAATGACGATGTTCAAGATGCCGGTATTTACCTGGGCATCTCTGTGCGCCAACATCCTGATTATCGCCTCCTTCCCAATTCTGACGGTTACCATCGCGCTGCTGACCCTGGATCGCTATCTGGGCACCCATTTCTTTACCAACGATATGGGCGGCAACATGATGATGTACATCAACCTGATTTGGGCCTGGGGCCATCCGGAAGTGTATATCCTGGTTCTGCCGGTCTTCGGTGTATTCTCTGAAGTTGCCGCAACCTTCTCGCGTAAACGCCTGTTTGGCTACACCTCGCTGGTGTGGGCGACCGTGTGTATTACCATCCTGTCGTTCATCGTTTGGCTGCACCACTTCTTCACCATGGGTGCCGGTGCGAACGTTAACGCCTTCTTCGGTATTACCACGATGATTATCGCCATCCCGACCGGGGTGAAGATCTTCAACTGGCTGTTCACCATGTATCAGGGCCGCATCGTCTTCAACTCTGCGATGCTGTGGACCATCGGCTTTATCGTGACCTTCTCGGTCGGCGGTATGACCGGCGTTCTGCTGGCGGTGCCGGGCGCGGACTTCGTGCTGCACAACAGCCTGTTCCTGATTGCGCACTTCCATAACGTCATCATCGGCGGTGTGGTCTTCGGTTGCTTCGCCGGCCTGACCTACTGGTGGCCGAAAGCCTTTGGCTTCACCCTGAACGAGACCTGGGGCAAACGCGCCTTCTGGTTCTGGATCATCGGCTTCTTCGTGGCGTTTATGCCGCTGTACGTGCTGGGCTTCATGGGCATGACCCGTCGCCTGAGCCAGCAGATTGACCCGCAGTTCCACCCGATGCTGGTTATCGCAGCGTGCGGTGCTGCGCTGATCGCCTGCGGTATCCTGTGCCAGCTGATTCAGTTCTACGTCTCTATTCGCGACCGCGAGCAGAACCGTGACCTGACCGGTGACCCATGGGGCGGCCGTACGCTGGAGTGGGCAACCTCTTCCCCGCCTCCGTTCTACAACTTTGCCATTGTGCCGCACATTCATGAGCGTGACGCATTCTGGGAAATGAAAGAGAAAGGCGAAGCGTACAAACAGCCGACGCAGTATGAAGAAATTCATATGCCGAAAAACAGCGGTGCGGGTATCGTGATTGCCGCCTTCGCTACCGTCTTTGGTTTCGCCATGATCTGGCATATCTGGTGGTTGGCGATTGCCAGCTTCGCAGGCATCGTGATCACCTGGATCATCAAAAGCTTTGACGAGGACGTGGATTACTACGTGCCGGTTGCAGAAGTCGAAAAACTGGAAAATCAGCATTTCGATGAGATTTCTAAGGCAGGGCTGAAAAATGGCAACTGA
- a CDS encoding cytochrome o ubiquinol oxidase subunit III, whose amino-acid sequence MATDTLAHNAHAHEHGHHDTGPMKIFGFWIYLMSDCIIFATLFATYAVLVNGTAGGPTGKDIFELPFVLVETALLLFSSITYGMAAIAMYKNNKSQVVSWLALTFLFGAGFIAMEIYEFHHLIVEGMGPDRSGFLSAFFALVGTHGLHVTSGLIWMAVLMVQVSRRGLTSTNRTRILCLSLFWHFLDVVWICVFSVVYLMGAM is encoded by the coding sequence ATGGCAACTGATACTCTGGCGCATAACGCCCACGCGCATGAACATGGGCATCACGATACAGGGCCGATGAAGATCTTCGGCTTCTGGATCTACCTGATGAGCGACTGCATTATCTTCGCTACGTTGTTCGCTACCTACGCTGTGCTGGTAAACGGCACGGCGGGCGGCCCGACCGGCAAAGATATCTTCGAGCTGCCGTTCGTTCTGGTTGAAACTGCACTGCTGTTATTCAGCTCCATCACCTACGGCATGGCGGCTATCGCCATGTACAAAAACAACAAGAGCCAGGTCGTTTCCTGGCTCGCCCTCACCTTCCTGTTTGGTGCCGGGTTCATCGCGATGGAAATCTATGAATTCCATCACCTGATTGTTGAAGGTATGGGCCCGGATCGCAGCGGCTTCCTGTCAGCGTTCTTCGCGCTGGTTGGTACGCACGGTCTGCACGTCACCTCCGGTCTTATCTGGATGGCGGTGCTGATGGTGCAGGTTTCTCGCCGCGGCCTGACCAGCACTAACCGTACCCGTATCCTGTGCCTGAGCCTGTTCTGGCACTTCCTGGACGTGGTGTGGATCTGTGTGTTCTCGGTTGTTTATCTGATGGGGGCAATGTAA
- a CDS encoding cytochrome o ubiquinol oxidase subunit IV, translated as MSHSNDHSGASHGSVKSYMTGFILSIILTVIPFWMVMTGSASHAAILGTILVTAVVQIVVHLVYFLHMNSKSDEGWNLTAFVFTVIIIAIVVVGSIWIMWNLNYNMMVH; from the coding sequence ATGAGTCATTCTAACGATCATAGCGGCGCATCCCACGGCAGCGTGAAGTCGTACATGACAGGTTTTATCCTGTCTATCATCCTGACGGTGATCCCGTTCTGGATGGTGATGACCGGCAGCGCGTCGCATGCGGCGATTCTGGGCACCATTCTGGTGACCGCTGTGGTGCAGATTGTCGTACACCTGGTGTACTTCCTGCACATGAACAGCAAGTCTGACGAAGGCTGGAACCTGACCGCGTTTGTCTTTACCGTGATAATCATTGCCATCGTGGTGGTAGGGTCCATCTGGATTATGTGGAACCTGAACTACAACATGATGGTTCACTAA
- the cyoE gene encoding heme o synthase, whose protein sequence is MFKRYLQVTKPGIIFGNLISVIGGFLLASKGHIDYPLFVWTLLGVSLVVASGCVFNNYIDRDIDRKMERTKNRVLVKGLIAPKTSLVYATLLGLAGFMLLWFGANPLACWLGVMGFVVYVGVYSLYMKRHSVYGTLIGSLSGAAPPVIGYCAVSGTFDSGALILLAIFSLWQMPHSYAIAIFRFKDYQAANIPVLPVVKGISVAKNHITLYIVAFAIATLMLTLGGYAGYKYLIVAAAVSVWWLGMALRGYNVEDDKVWARKLFGFSIIAITALSVMMSVDFMVPNSQNLLTYVW, encoded by the coding sequence ATGTTTAAGCGATACCTGCAAGTAACGAAGCCTGGCATCATTTTTGGCAACCTGATCTCCGTGATCGGCGGTTTCCTGCTGGCCTCCAAAGGTCACATCGACTATCCGCTGTTCGTCTGGACGCTTCTCGGTGTGTCTCTGGTGGTCGCCTCGGGTTGTGTTTTCAACAACTACATCGATCGTGACATCGACCGTAAGATGGAGCGAACGAAGAACCGAGTGCTGGTTAAGGGACTGATTGCGCCAAAAACGTCGCTGGTCTACGCCACTTTGCTGGGTCTCGCTGGCTTCATGCTGCTGTGGTTCGGCGCCAATCCCCTCGCCTGCTGGCTGGGGGTAATGGGGTTCGTGGTTTATGTCGGCGTTTACAGCCTGTACATGAAGCGCCACTCCGTTTACGGCACGCTGATTGGTTCTCTCTCCGGCGCTGCGCCGCCGGTGATTGGCTACTGCGCAGTATCCGGCACCTTTGACAGCGGCGCGCTGATTCTGCTGGCGATCTTCAGCCTGTGGCAGATGCCCCACTCCTACGCTATCGCGATTTTCCGTTTTAAGGATTATCAGGCAGCGAACATCCCGGTACTGCCGGTGGTGAAGGGCATTTCGGTGGCAAAAAATCACATTACGCTGTACATCGTCGCTTTTGCTATCGCCACGCTGATGCTAACGCTTGGCGGCTACGCGGGTTATAAATACCTGATTGTTGCCGCTGCGGTGAGCGTATGGTGGCTCGGCATGGCGCTGCGCGGTTACAACGTGGAAGATGATAAAGTCTGGGCGCGCAAGCTGTTCGGCTTCTCTATCATCGCCATTACCGCGCTCAGCGTGATGATGTCGGTCGACTTTATGGTGCCGAATTCTCAGAACCTGCTGACTTACGTCTGGTAA
- a CDS encoding Hok/Gef family protein, whose product MKRNKVVIVALVVLCITVVMSVLVTRKDLCAVRIRSGHMEVAVFTAYESVK is encoded by the coding sequence ATGAAGCGGAACAAGGTGGTTATTGTTGCCCTGGTAGTCCTCTGTATTACCGTCGTGATGTCGGTACTGGTCACGCGCAAAGATCTTTGCGCGGTCCGTATCCGCAGCGGGCATATGGAGGTCGCCGTCTTCACAGCCTACGAATCTGTTAAGTAA
- a CDS encoding IclR family transcriptional regulator C-terminal domain-containing protein has product MQNEIHQRDLIVGLQKGLALIQLFSKANPRLTVPQAAKMSGLTQSAARRFFLTLVHDGYLDTDGRYYWLMAKTLRLGQAYVDSAQFPRMVRPIVEYVASRTEEHASVGVIDDNELVYIARSKHTPFNSTSVRLGERVPIHCTAGGRLWLASLPEAECEAVLQRVAREQRTPYTVTDVPILMERIAQVRRQGYASIEQEFEIGMLVIAVPLADREGLYWGALSLTSHQSRTSLEALCRDHLDLLYSAQAMLVG; this is encoded by the coding sequence ATGCAAAACGAGATTCATCAACGCGATCTGATTGTGGGGCTGCAAAAGGGGCTGGCGCTGATCCAGCTTTTTTCAAAGGCGAACCCGCGTCTGACGGTGCCGCAGGCGGCGAAAATGAGCGGGTTGACGCAGAGCGCGGCTCGCCGATTTTTCCTGACGCTGGTACACGACGGCTATCTGGATACCGATGGGCGCTATTACTGGCTGATGGCGAAAACGCTGCGTTTGGGGCAGGCCTACGTTGATTCCGCGCAGTTCCCGCGTATGGTACGGCCGATTGTTGAATATGTTGCTAGTCGTACAGAGGAACACGCGTCGGTGGGGGTGATCGATGACAACGAGCTGGTCTATATTGCCCGCAGCAAACATACGCCGTTTAACTCAACTTCTGTACGGCTCGGTGAACGAGTGCCGATTCACTGCACCGCGGGCGGTCGCTTGTGGTTAGCCTCGTTGCCGGAAGCTGAATGCGAGGCTGTGTTGCAGCGAGTAGCCCGCGAGCAACGAACGCCTTACACGGTGACGGATGTACCGATATTGATGGAGCGTATCGCGCAGGTTCGTCGTCAGGGATACGCCTCTATTGAGCAGGAGTTTGAGATAGGTATGCTGGTGATCGCCGTTCCACTTGCTGATAGGGAAGGGCTGTACTGGGGAGCGTTGAGTCTGACCAGCCACCAGTCGCGCACGTCGCTGGAGGCGCTGTGCCGGGATCATCTCGATCTGCTGTATAGCGCGCAGGCGATGCTGGTGGGCTAG
- a CDS encoding shikimate dehydrogenase family protein gives MVSGFTQVVAVIGHPITQVKSPENFNHYFASQSMDKVMIPVDIAPEAVADYLNALRGWQNMSGILVTIPHKQRVAGLLDSLTSRARHLNAVNVVRKLADGRLEGDMLDGVGFLRAADAHGFATVGKRALLTGCGGVGSAIAWSLCEAGIHSLALHDRDDASRQRLENRLATHFPSVHLTALPESLAEIDLLVNGSPAGMAGFDPLPLSPALLETLTAATHVADVVTAPVVTPLLAFASERGCRTQTGPEMALAQMELIGQFIGAIPSPHEVAA, from the coding sequence ATGGTCAGCGGATTTACTCAGGTCGTCGCCGTTATCGGGCATCCCATTACCCAGGTGAAATCACCGGAAAACTTTAACCACTACTTTGCCAGCCAGAGCATGGATAAGGTAATGATCCCGGTCGATATCGCGCCGGAAGCCGTTGCCGACTATCTGAACGCCCTGCGCGGCTGGCAGAATATGAGCGGTATTTTGGTTACCATTCCCCATAAACAGCGCGTTGCCGGGCTGCTGGATAGCCTGACATCGCGCGCCCGTCATCTGAATGCGGTCAACGTAGTTCGCAAGCTGGCGGACGGCCGCTTAGAGGGCGATATGCTTGACGGCGTCGGCTTCCTGCGCGCCGCCGACGCGCACGGTTTTGCCACCGTCGGCAAGCGCGCCCTGCTCACCGGCTGCGGCGGCGTCGGTAGCGCCATCGCCTGGAGTCTGTGCGAAGCGGGCATCCACAGTCTGGCCCTGCACGATCGCGACGACGCCAGCCGCCAGCGTCTGGAGAATCGTCTCGCCACCCATTTCCCGAGCGTCCACCTCACCGCCCTGCCCGAATCGCTGGCGGAAATCGATCTGCTGGTCAACGGTTCTCCTGCGGGTATGGCGGGCTTCGATCCGCTGCCGCTAAGCCCAGCGCTGCTTGAAACGTTAACCGCCGCCACGCACGTTGCCGATGTCGTCACCGCACCGGTTGTCACCCCGCTGCTGGCCTTCGCCAGCGAGCGTGGCTGCCGCACGCAAACCGGGCCGGAAATGGCGCTAGCGCAGATGGAGCTGATTGGGCAGTTCATCGGTGCGATACCCTCACCACATGAGGTCGCCGCATGA
- a CDS encoding FAD-dependent oxidoreductase: protein MKSWDVIVIGSGAAGFAAAVTACCKGLSVLMLEKAPHFGGTSAISGGAVWINDTDQARHLGKSGSPEEIKTYLRTIIGDTHYRPEMVDAFVHAGRDALAFLEQQGAVKYSLRPLSPDYYPDEPGAVDVGRALEVVEYDGRELGEHFKTLRSPPPGMLLFGGMMVNRVDIQHFLDMRRSWRSFRHCAKLLLRYGRDRLRHHRGTRLAMGNALIARMATLALRKGLELELNVTVKSLTEQNGRVTGVEIERDGKSVALHARRGVVLAAGGFAAGRIAPQFRPATQQHYTMSPATNDGAAFQLGLGVDARQGADLPSNFFWAPVSVLRRPDGSEERFPHLVTDRAKPGMIAVNQHGLRFVNESNSYHHFASAMQQQPENAPCYLLCDANAMKRYGLGLARPAPVNNDALVNAGYLHQAQSLGELAQQLGIDPQQLEQTVADYNQDAQTGHDSEFNKGGNSYNRAMGDAAHRPNACNAPLLSAPFYAIKLFTGDLGTSRGLVTTADAQVINQQGQPIGGLYAVGNDMDSLMAGTYPGPGITLGPALTFGYLAAVHMTNTSPLTSGEAS, encoded by the coding sequence ATGAAAAGCTGGGACGTGATCGTTATCGGCAGCGGTGCGGCGGGGTTTGCCGCCGCCGTGACGGCCTGCTGCAAAGGGCTCTCCGTGCTGATGCTGGAAAAAGCGCCGCACTTTGGCGGCACGTCGGCGATCTCCGGCGGCGCGGTGTGGATCAACGATACCGACCAGGCGCGCCACCTCGGCAAAAGCGGCTCCCCTGAGGAGATAAAAACCTACCTGCGCACCATTATTGGCGACACCCATTATCGCCCGGAGATGGTGGATGCGTTTGTTCACGCCGGGCGTGACGCGCTGGCCTTTCTCGAGCAGCAAGGCGCGGTGAAATATAGCCTGCGCCCCCTGTCGCCGGACTATTACCCGGATGAGCCCGGCGCAGTCGACGTGGGCCGCGCGCTGGAAGTGGTGGAGTACGACGGGCGCGAGCTGGGCGAACACTTTAAAACGCTGCGCTCACCGCCGCCGGGGATGCTGCTGTTTGGCGGCATGATGGTTAACCGCGTCGATATTCAGCATTTCCTCGATATGCGACGCTCATGGCGCTCATTCCGCCACTGCGCAAAGCTGCTGCTGCGCTACGGACGCGACCGACTGCGTCACCATCGTGGCACCCGTCTGGCAATGGGCAACGCGCTGATCGCCCGCATGGCCACGCTGGCGCTGCGCAAAGGGCTGGAGCTGGAGCTTAACGTGACGGTGAAATCGTTGACGGAGCAGAATGGTCGCGTCACCGGCGTCGAAATTGAGCGCGACGGCAAATCGGTCGCACTGCACGCGCGTCGCGGCGTGGTGCTAGCCGCCGGAGGATTCGCCGCCGGGCGTATTGCGCCGCAGTTCCGCCCCGCAACTCAGCAGCACTACACCATGTCGCCCGCGACCAATGATGGCGCCGCATTTCAGCTGGGGCTAGGCGTTGATGCCCGTCAGGGGGCCGATCTGCCATCTAACTTCTTCTGGGCGCCGGTCTCCGTGCTGCGCCGTCCGGACGGCAGCGAAGAGCGGTTTCCGCACCTGGTCACCGACCGCGCCAAGCCGGGGATGATTGCCGTCAACCAGCACGGCCTACGCTTCGTCAATGAGTCCAACTCCTACCACCACTTCGCCAGCGCCATGCAGCAACAGCCGGAGAACGCTCCCTGCTATCTGCTTTGCGACGCGAATGCGATGAAGCGCTATGGCCTGGGGCTGGCGCGTCCAGCGCCGGTCAATAACGATGCGCTGGTCAACGCCGGGTATCTGCATCAGGCGCAGAGCCTGGGCGAGCTGGCGCAGCAGTTGGGTATCGACCCGCAGCAGCTTGAGCAGACCGTCGCCGATTATAACCAGGACGCACAAACCGGCCACGACAGCGAATTCAATAAAGGCGGCAACAGCTACAACCGCGCGATGGGCGATGCGGCACACCGCCCGAACGCCTGTAACGCGCCGCTGTTAAGCGCGCCGTTTTACGCCATCAAACTGTTTACCGGCGATCTGGGCACCTCGCGCGGGCTGGTCACCACCGCCGACGCGCAGGTGATTAACCAGCAGGGCCAGCCCATCGGTGGGCTATACGCCGTCGGCAACGACATGGACTCGCTGATGGCGGGCACCTACCCCGGCCCTGGGATCACCCTCGGCCCGGCGCTCACCTTCGGCTATCTCGCCGCAGTGCATATGACCAACACATCCCCACTCACTTCAGGAGAAGCATCATGA
- a CDS encoding NIPSNAP family protein — translation MIYEKRTYTINPLKMADWLALYKSDAFAVQTEHLGKLIGFFFTEIGVVNQVVHIWAYESLDDRLVRRARMAQDERWLTFSRKNRELAAVERLESVLMRPTDFSPLQ, via the coding sequence ATGATCTACGAAAAACGCACCTACACCATCAATCCGCTGAAGATGGCTGACTGGCTCGCGCTGTACAAAAGCGACGCCTTTGCGGTCCAGACTGAGCATCTCGGTAAGCTAATAGGCTTCTTCTTTACCGAGATTGGCGTAGTCAATCAGGTGGTTCACATCTGGGCTTACGAAAGCCTGGACGATCGCCTGGTGCGGCGCGCGCGTATGGCACAGGATGAGCGTTGGCTGACCTTCTCGCGTAAAAACCGCGAGCTGGCAGCGGTTGAACGTCTGGAGTCGGTCCTGATGCGCCCGACCGATTTCTCCCCGCTGCAATAA
- a CDS encoding FAD-dependent oxidoreductase, translated as MSRLVEVDMLVIGSGAAGLSAAVTAALHGARVLVAEKESTIGGTSAWSGGWLWIPQNPLAREEGIIEDDAAPLAYLQAEMEGRPADARLRTFLRYGPEMVDFFRRRTAVQFVSGSKMPDFHNSQGFVNGGRSVTAQPYDARELGDWLHRLRPPLETISLAGMGIAGGEDMAHFFNATRSPRSALYAARRLARHGWQRLRHGRGRHLVNGNALVARLLRSALDAKVSFQLNAPVTRLLQNASGVTGAILSSDDGEIQINARAVVLACGGFPHDKQRLAEQVPHAAQGYGHFSAAPPGNQGDGIRLGETAGGQFDRSLKHPMAWAPVSRVSLASGIQLAFPHLVERAKPGFIAVRDNGKRFVNEADSYHDFIAALIDATPEGEKPAAWLIADSQALHRYGLGHARPTPFPVKAWLRTGYLQSASTLAELAQKCSIDGPALSATVARFNDFARQGRDDDFQRGASAYNRAQGDASHQPSPTLGALEKAPYYAVRILPGSLGSFSGLKTDEQARVLDVKQRPIPGLFAVGNDMSSVMQGFYPSGGITLGPAMTFGYLVGKNFAKNITP; from the coding sequence ATGAGCAGGCTCGTTGAGGTGGATATGCTGGTCATCGGCTCCGGTGCGGCGGGGCTGTCAGCCGCAGTGACCGCGGCGCTGCACGGCGCGCGAGTGCTGGTCGCTGAAAAAGAGTCGACGATTGGCGGCACCAGCGCCTGGTCCGGAGGCTGGCTGTGGATACCACAGAATCCACTCGCCCGCGAGGAGGGTATTATCGAGGATGACGCCGCACCGCTGGCCTATCTTCAGGCCGAAATGGAGGGACGTCCGGCCGATGCGCGCCTGCGGACTTTTTTACGTTACGGGCCGGAGATGGTGGATTTTTTCCGTCGCCGTACCGCCGTGCAATTTGTGTCTGGCAGTAAAATGCCGGACTTTCACAACAGCCAGGGCTTCGTTAACGGCGGTCGTTCGGTTACCGCTCAACCCTATGACGCTCGCGAGCTGGGCGACTGGCTGCATCGCCTGCGTCCACCGCTTGAAACCATCAGTCTGGCGGGAATGGGCATCGCTGGCGGCGAGGATATGGCGCACTTTTTTAACGCCACTCGCTCGCCGCGATCCGCACTGTATGCCGCACGACGGCTCGCGCGTCATGGCTGGCAGCGACTGCGCCACGGGCGCGGCCGCCATCTGGTCAACGGTAACGCGCTGGTGGCTCGCCTGCTACGTTCAGCGCTGGACGCCAAGGTCAGTTTTCAGCTCAACGCCCCGGTGACGCGGCTGTTACAAAACGCCAGCGGCGTGACCGGAGCCATACTGAGTAGCGATGATGGCGAAATTCAGATCAACGCCCGTGCGGTTGTGCTGGCCTGCGGAGGTTTCCCGCACGACAAGCAGCGACTGGCAGAACAGGTACCCCACGCAGCACAGGGCTACGGTCATTTTTCCGCCGCACCGCCGGGGAATCAGGGCGATGGCATTCGCCTTGGCGAAACGGCCGGCGGGCAGTTTGATCGCTCACTCAAACACCCGATGGCGTGGGCGCCGGTGTCGCGCGTGTCGCTGGCCAGCGGCATACAGCTGGCCTTTCCGCACCTCGTTGAGCGCGCTAAGCCGGGGTTTATTGCGGTGCGGGACAACGGCAAACGCTTCGTTAATGAAGCGGACTCCTACCATGACTTTATCGCCGCGCTGATCGACGCCACGCCGGAGGGCGAAAAACCGGCGGCGTGGCTGATTGCCGACAGCCAGGCGCTGCACCGTTACGGCCTCGGTCACGCGCGGCCCACGCCGTTCCCGGTAAAAGCCTGGCTGCGTACCGGTTACCTGCAAAGTGCCAGCACGCTGGCAGAGCTGGCGCAAAAATGCAGCATCGACGGCCCGGCACTCAGCGCTACCGTCGCGCGCTTCAACGACTTTGCCCGTCAGGGGCGCGATGACGACTTCCAGCGCGGCGCTTCCGCCTACAACCGCGCGCAGGGCGATGCCAGCCACCAGCCCAGCCCCACGCTGGGGGCGCTGGAAAAGGCTCCGTACTATGCGGTGCGTATTCTCCCCGGCTCGCTCGGCTCGTTCAGCGGACTGAAAACCGATGAGCAAGCGCGGGTGCTCGACGTAAAACAACGCCCGATCCCCGGCCTGTTTGCCGTGGGTAACGATATGTCGAGCGTGATGCAGGGGTTCTACCCCAGCGGCGGCATCACGCTTGGCCCTGCCATGACCTTCGGTTATCTGGTGGGGAAAAACTTCGCCAAAAATATAACACCTTAA